A window from Kovacikia minuta CCNUW1 encodes these proteins:
- the hetR gene encoding heterocyst differentiation master regulator HetR — MTNDLDLIKRLSPSAMDQIMLYLAFSAMRTSGHRHGAFLDAAATAAKCAIYMTYLEQDQNLRMTGHLHHIEPKRVKAIVEEVRQALTEGKLLKMLGSQEPRYLIQLPYAWLEQYPWQPGRSRISGTSLTTEEKRQIEAKLPPVGLPDAQLINSFQFLDLIEFLHTRSQEDLPEDRQMPLSEALAEHIKRRLIYSGTVTRIDSPWGMPFYALTRASYSPADEEERTYIMVEDTARYFRLMNAWAARQTSVMRILEELDIPHDRLDQAMEELDEVIRAWADKYHQAGGDPFILQMVIGPEEK, encoded by the coding sequence ATGACCAACGACCTCGATCTGATCAAACGCCTCAGTCCCAGCGCTATGGATCAGATCATGCTTTATTTGGCATTTAGCGCCATGAGGACTAGCGGACATCGCCACGGAGCTTTTTTAGACGCCGCTGCTACTGCCGCTAAATGTGCCATCTACATGACCTATTTAGAGCAAGACCAGAACTTGCGGATGACAGGGCATCTGCATCATATTGAGCCAAAACGGGTGAAGGCAATTGTTGAGGAAGTCAGACAAGCACTGACAGAGGGAAAATTGCTGAAAATGCTCGGTTCCCAGGAACCGCGTTATCTGATTCAGCTTCCCTACGCTTGGCTGGAGCAATATCCCTGGCAACCGGGGCGATCTCGCATTTCTGGCACCAGTTTGACTACTGAGGAGAAACGTCAGATTGAAGCAAAACTCCCCCCGGTCGGGCTGCCAGATGCCCAACTGATTAATTCCTTTCAATTTCTAGATCTGATTGAGTTCTTGCATACCCGTTCTCAGGAAGACTTGCCAGAAGATCGCCAAATGCCCCTTAGCGAAGCCCTGGCAGAACATATTAAGCGGCGATTAATCTACTCTGGAACCGTCACCCGGATCGATTCACCCTGGGGGATGCCGTTTTATGCACTGACCCGTGCTTCCTACTCCCCTGCGGATGAGGAAGAACGAACCTACATCATGGTGGAAGACACGGCGCGCTATTTCCGACTGATGAACGCCTGGGCAGCCCGTCAGACGAGCGTTATGAGGATTCTCGAAGAACTCGATATTCCCCACGATCGCCTCGACCAGGCAATGGAAGAACTCGATGAAGTCATTCGCGCCTGGGCAGACAAATACCACCAGGCAGGTGGCGATCCCTTTATTCTGCAAATGGTGATTGGACCAGAAGAAAAGTAG
- a CDS encoding DedA family protein, with amino-acid sequence MSDLISLETIEEIAQQYGYWAVFLGILLENLGIPIPGETVTLAGGFLAGSDQLNYWLVLANAVLGATLGGNFGYWIGRYGGWPLLLKIGQLFRFREEQLASLREQFSKNAAKTVFVGRFIALLRVFASPLAGIAEMPYPQFLLYNTLGAVAWASVMVTLSYVAGQIVPLEKLVEWASRFALLSFLVVVAWIAIPLWWESRKAKEVAEVTPVVEENAADG; translated from the coding sequence ATGTCCGATTTGATTTCGCTTGAGACGATCGAGGAAATTGCTCAGCAGTATGGCTATTGGGCAGTTTTCCTGGGGATTCTGTTGGAAAATTTGGGAATTCCCATTCCTGGTGAAACCGTCACCCTGGCAGGAGGATTCCTGGCCGGGAGTGACCAACTCAATTACTGGCTCGTTTTAGCCAATGCCGTGTTGGGGGCAACCCTGGGTGGAAATTTTGGCTATTGGATTGGTCGCTATGGGGGATGGCCCCTACTATTGAAAATTGGTCAGCTATTTCGCTTTCGGGAAGAGCAACTTGCGTCTTTGCGAGAGCAGTTCAGCAAAAATGCGGCAAAAACAGTTTTCGTCGGACGGTTTATCGCCCTGCTGCGTGTTTTTGCGAGTCCGCTTGCTGGTATTGCTGAAATGCCCTATCCCCAATTTTTGTTGTACAACACTTTGGGGGCCGTCGCCTGGGCATCGGTAATGGTGACACTTTCTTATGTTGCAGGGCAAATTGTCCCCCTGGAAAAACTAGTTGAATGGGCAAGCCGATTTGCGCTTCTTTCCTTTCTGGTTGTGGTTGCCTGGATTGCCATTCCTCTTTGGTGGGAATCTCGCAAAGCAAAAGAAGTTGCAGAGGTTACCCCTGTTGTAGAAGAGAATGCGGCTGACGGTTGA
- a CDS encoding STAS domain-containing protein produces MAPVNEDKFVLLQPQGRLDSQGSISLRHQFSRIEPEQHNLWIVDMAEVDFIDSAGLLALITGMNIANRNQCRLVLCNPRPAVKLILEITQLDQVFEMIDSHTEIEAFTPSASNLFPPPGSEQAAA; encoded by the coding sequence ATGGCACCTGTAAATGAAGACAAATTTGTATTACTTCAGCCTCAAGGTCGTCTAGACAGTCAAGGCAGTATCAGCCTCAGACATCAATTCTCCAGGATTGAGCCTGAGCAGCACAATTTGTGGATTGTGGATATGGCAGAGGTCGATTTCATTGATAGTGCAGGTCTTCTCGCTCTAATTACGGGCATGAATATTGCCAACCGTAATCAATGCCGTCTGGTTCTTTGCAATCCCCGTCCAGCTGTCAAATTGATTTTAGAGATCACCCAACTTGATCAAGTCTTTGAGATGATTGACAGCCACACCGAAATTGAGGCTTTCACTCCATCCGCATCCAACCTGTTCCCTCCTCCTGGTTCCGAGCAGGCAGCCGCTTAG
- a CDS encoding Npun_F5560 family protein: MAYSGSATLTDLQAEVSHLREELQMRDNLVQQLSQELFRLVKGNASFIPNPEVSERHMAEMRALREQLQGVEQQVTFYQEQISDRDSQIYQLRQTVQELTDRSRMLEQVVQELPKIYRQKFSERMAPIREKVTQIQRENRQLHAELQSVSYRLAVRTRRQAHLDLPSFGRFGPGATLPSFGNA, from the coding sequence GTGGCATATTCCGGTAGTGCAACCCTGACCGATCTTCAAGCCGAAGTTAGCCATCTGCGGGAAGAATTGCAGATGCGAGACAATTTGGTGCAGCAGCTATCCCAGGAACTCTTTCGCCTGGTTAAAGGCAACGCCAGCTTTATTCCTAACCCAGAGGTTTCTGAACGGCACATGGCAGAAATGCGTGCCCTGCGTGAACAACTGCAAGGTGTAGAGCAGCAAGTCACGTTTTACCAGGAGCAAATTAGCGATCGCGACAGCCAGATTTACCAGCTTCGCCAAACGGTACAAGAATTGACCGATCGCTCCCGCATGCTGGAACAGGTGGTTCAGGAATTACCCAAAATTTATCGTCAGAAATTTTCCGAGCGCATGGCTCCCATTCGCGAGAAGGTGACCCAGATCCAGCGCGAAAATCGCCAACTCCATGCCGAACTGCAAAGCGTGAGCTATCGCTTGGCAGTCAGAACTCGCCGCCAAGCCCACCTGGATTTGCCCAGTTTTGGGCGCTTTGGACCCGGTGCTACCCTTCCCAGCTTTGGCAATGCCTGA
- a CDS encoding NAD(P)/FAD-dependent oxidoreductase has protein sequence MKLSKKNLDQRLNHVYDVIVVGGGAGGLSAAIYLQRYRLSCLVIEKGRGRSFWMQDLRNYLGLPPDTPGRTLLQQGQQHFLSLNGDYLPGYVEEVRDEGETFAVKVKVGKQESIYPTFRCKYLIAASGLIDNLPQLEDMQNVYDYAGYNLHVCMICDGYEMADKKCGLFVNSEAAIQTAFVLNWFTPYLTVFTQGLCQVSPEMRQKLEEYGFQLVETPIHKFLGHDHEMCGVELTDGSVVELETGLVAMGSHFYNDYLKGLDLEWKAENLVTDSMCRTSHPRVFALGDLKEGINQVSIAVADGTLAATAIWREIRRAAPPRRWEDRLNQPAILS, from the coding sequence ATGAAGCTCTCCAAGAAGAACCTGGACCAGCGGCTAAATCATGTCTACGATGTGATTGTTGTAGGAGGGGGAGCGGGTGGGCTTTCAGCTGCTATCTATCTCCAGCGTTATCGGCTCTCTTGCCTGGTCATTGAAAAAGGGCGTGGACGTTCCTTCTGGATGCAAGATTTGCGAAATTATTTGGGGCTTCCACCCGATACCCCTGGGCGCACTCTATTACAACAGGGACAACAGCATTTTCTCTCTCTAAACGGCGATTACCTGCCTGGCTATGTCGAGGAGGTCCGGGACGAGGGGGAAACGTTTGCTGTCAAGGTCAAAGTGGGGAAACAGGAGAGTATTTATCCCACCTTCCGCTGCAAATACCTGATTGCTGCCAGTGGGCTGATCGATAATTTGCCCCAACTCGAAGATATGCAGAATGTGTACGATTACGCGGGCTACAACCTGCACGTCTGCATGATCTGTGATGGCTACGAAATGGCGGATAAAAAATGTGGGTTGTTTGTTAACTCTGAAGCGGCAATTCAGACGGCGTTTGTCCTGAATTGGTTTACCCCCTATTTAACAGTCTTTACTCAAGGGTTGTGCCAGGTCAGCCCAGAAATGCGCCAGAAACTAGAGGAATACGGCTTTCAGTTGGTCGAAACACCCATTCACAAATTTTTAGGTCACGATCACGAGATGTGTGGTGTAGAATTGACCGACGGTTCTGTCGTGGAGCTAGAAACGGGTCTGGTAGCAATGGGTTCCCACTTCTATAACGATTACCTGAAAGGGTTAGATCTGGAGTGGAAGGCGGAGAATCTGGTAACCGACTCGATGTGCCGCACATCCCATCCCCGCGTCTTTGCGCTGGGTGACTTAAAGGAAGGGATTAACCAGGTGTCGATCGCGGTCGCAGATGGAACACTGGCGGCAACTGCAATCTGGCGGGAGATCCGTCGGGCAGCTCCACCCCGTCGTTGGGAGGATCGTCTCAATCAGCCAGCGATTTTATCCTGA
- the rpsF gene encoding 30S ribosomal protein S6, with translation MAVVNLYETMYILRPDLGEEVVDQAIEKYQSILRDNGATILETQHRGKRRLAYEIQKHREGIYIQMNYQADGSQIAMMERAMRLSDEVIRFLTVQQEVPKASATADIA, from the coding sequence ATGGCAGTAGTTAATCTCTATGAAACGATGTACATTCTTCGTCCCGACCTGGGAGAAGAAGTTGTGGATCAAGCGATCGAAAAATATCAGTCGATTTTGCGCGACAACGGCGCAACGATCCTTGAAACCCAACATCGGGGTAAGCGTCGTTTAGCCTACGAAATCCAGAAACATCGGGAAGGTATTTACATCCAGATGAATTACCAGGCAGATGGCAGCCAGATTGCCATGATGGAGCGAGCCATGCGCCTGAGTGATGAAGTCATTCGGTTTTTAACTGTCCAGCAAGAAGTTCCCAAAGCATCCGCTACAGCCGACATCGCCTAA
- a CDS encoding DUF1802 family protein, whose translation MSTSINTALCLPASDVAALSKGRMIAALSRTFVSSTQQFALCPIEEQGKISAISIDLWAKPEFCKVYSDLEDIDKLAQITIWSKVDLKKAIQERFKLFLLCLRVFQAPQAVVLLPGGVSLNKIGSFIKLPGNLSTSHSVPILDDDFFTQRKQQLINLEPSNHSELEELQKAISSLAIANEDAKSLDNYIQTFLGWINKPIAVDTKQKLDWIYKIDALGRRSKELDQDKSNYQAGTDFENIVRDSLEFLGFSIDEAYKGGAGGLDLFCSKPYPLVGECKSGKRIPSGTTEELLKLGGMRLSTDQFLESSKLIIGPGNPTQDLLTAAAKWKVSIINPMSLQKLVELQAKYPGSVNLIELKKYLEPGQIDYRIDEYIEKVSKEIKLRSHIIQSIKQHLSQTKAEDASVDILFGVYCGSNPPQVLALKDFQEILIELSSPLVGYLGRIRSHNSQSDRFYFLRDFPID comes from the coding sequence ATGTCAACTTCAATTAATACTGCGCTTTGTCTACCAGCATCAGATGTAGCTGCACTTAGCAAAGGGCGAATGATAGCTGCATTATCTCGAACATTTGTTAGCTCAACACAACAATTTGCCCTTTGCCCAATTGAGGAGCAGGGCAAAATTTCAGCAATTTCTATTGATCTTTGGGCAAAACCTGAATTTTGTAAAGTTTATAGTGATCTAGAAGACATTGATAAACTTGCACAAATAACAATTTGGTCAAAAGTAGATTTAAAAAAAGCCATCCAGGAACGCTTTAAGCTTTTTCTGCTTTGCCTACGGGTGTTCCAAGCTCCTCAAGCGGTTGTTCTTCTGCCAGGAGGTGTAAGTCTAAACAAAATAGGTAGCTTCATAAAGCTACCTGGTAATTTATCAACAAGTCATTCTGTTCCTATCTTAGATGATGATTTTTTCACCCAGCGTAAGCAACAGTTAATAAATTTGGAACCATCTAATCATTCTGAATTAGAAGAGTTACAGAAAGCTATTTCCAGTCTAGCGATTGCCAATGAAGATGCTAAATCTTTAGACAATTATATTCAAACTTTCTTAGGTTGGATAAATAAGCCAATAGCTGTAGATACTAAACAAAAACTTGATTGGATTTATAAGATAGACGCACTAGGCAGGCGTAGTAAAGAGTTAGACCAGGATAAAAGCAATTATCAAGCAGGAACAGATTTTGAGAATATAGTACGTGATAGTCTTGAGTTTTTAGGCTTTTCAATTGACGAGGCTTACAAAGGAGGAGCAGGTGGTTTGGATCTATTCTGCTCAAAACCTTATCCCTTAGTGGGCGAATGTAAATCAGGCAAAAGAATTCCTAGTGGTACAACTGAAGAATTGCTCAAGCTTGGTGGAATGCGCTTAAGTACAGATCAATTTCTTGAATCTTCAAAGTTGATTATCGGTCCTGGGAATCCTACTCAAGACCTCCTAACCGCAGCCGCAAAATGGAAAGTTAGCATTATAAATCCTATGAGTTTACAAAAGTTAGTTGAGCTACAAGCTAAGTACCCAGGTTCAGTAAACTTGATTGAACTAAAGAAGTATTTAGAGCCTGGACAGATTGATTACAGAATTGATGAATACATTGAAAAAGTCTCAAAAGAAATTAAATTAAGGTCACATATTATTCAAAGTATAAAGCAGCATTTAAGTCAAACTAAAGCAGAAGATGCCAGCGTTGATATACTTTTTGGGGTTTACTGCGGGTCAAATCCACCTCAAGTTTTAGCCTTAAAAGACTTTCAAGAAATATTAATAGAACTTTCCTCGCCATTAGTAGGCTATTTAGGGCGAATACGAAGTCATAATTCCCAGAGCGATCGCTTCTATTTTTTGCGTGACTTTCCGATTGATTAG
- a CDS encoding type II toxin-antitoxin system HicB family antitoxin, whose product MMKWRVILEPDPETGDWAVWCPTLPGCVSAGETEEEALQNIREAIELYLELEPIELAPGSLIREVTLG is encoded by the coding sequence ATGATGAAATGGCGTGTCATTCTTGAACCTGATCCAGAAACCGGGGACTGGGCAGTTTGGTGTCCAACGTTGCCAGGTTGTGTTTCAGCGGGAGAAACCGAGGAAGAGGCTTTACAGAATATTCGTGAGGCGATCGAGCTTTACCTTGAGCTTGAACCGATTGAACTAGCTCCAGGATCGCTAATTCGAGAGGTTACGCTTGGATGA
- a CDS encoding type II toxin-antitoxin system HicA family toxin, translating into MTRIRQMKANEVERILERYGFELVSQKGSHRKWRNLEQALQVIVPYHKGRNLPIGTLRNIMTNAGIPEIEWKTE; encoded by the coding sequence ATGACTCGCATTCGGCAGATGAAGGCTAACGAAGTTGAGAGAATTCTGGAGCGTTATGGATTTGAATTAGTTTCTCAAAAAGGTAGTCATCGCAAATGGCGAAATCTTGAACAAGCGCTTCAAGTCATTGTGCCTTACCACAAGGGGCGGAACTTACCAATTGGAACATTGCGAAACATCATGACCAATGCAGGAATTCCAGAGATTGAATGGAAAACCGAATGA
- a CDS encoding MinD/ParA family ATP-binding protein, which yields MPKVISIHSYRGGTGKSNFTANLATAVAAQGNRVGVVDTDVPSPGIHNLFSLEPENTYKTLNNYLWGECSIDEAAYDVSANAGLHGDGRVFLVPSSVKADDIARILKDGYDVKLLNDGFRKLVRELQLDYLFIDTHPGLSKETFLSIAISHVLILILRPDKQDYQGTAVTVDVARQLKVRKMLLTINKVHSKLNVDALKQKIEETYGEPVAGVFPLSEDVVQLASEGVFCTKQPDHPVSQEFRKIAYLLTETT from the coding sequence ATGCCTAAAGTTATTTCAATTCACTCCTATCGGGGGGGTACCGGAAAGTCTAACTTCACCGCCAACCTGGCAACTGCCGTTGCAGCCCAGGGAAACCGGGTAGGTGTGGTGGACACAGACGTTCCCTCGCCCGGAATTCACAATCTATTCTCCCTGGAACCAGAAAATACCTACAAAACCCTGAATAACTATCTTTGGGGAGAATGCTCGATCGACGAAGCCGCCTACGATGTCAGTGCCAACGCGGGGTTACATGGGGATGGCAGAGTTTTTCTGGTGCCGTCCAGTGTCAAAGCAGACGACATTGCCCGGATTTTGAAGGATGGTTACGACGTAAAGCTTCTGAATGATGGGTTTCGCAAGCTGGTGCGAGAACTTCAGCTAGACTACCTGTTTATCGATACCCATCCCGGCTTATCAAAAGAAACCTTTCTGTCGATCGCCATCTCCCATGTTTTAATTCTGATTTTGCGCCCTGATAAGCAAGACTACCAGGGTACAGCCGTAACCGTTGACGTAGCACGCCAGCTCAAGGTTCGCAAAATGCTGCTGACCATCAATAAAGTGCACAGCAAACTGAATGTAGATGCCCTCAAGCAAAAAATTGAGGAAACCTACGGGGAGCCAGTGGCAGGAGTTTTTCCCCTGTCGGAGGATGTGGTGCAGCTTGCCAGCGAAGGCGTTTTCTGCACAAAGCAACCAGACCATCCCGTGAGCCAGGAGTTTAGAAAGATTGCTTACCTGTTGACAGAAACAACTTGA
- a CDS encoding glutaminase — MVNTGDLHSLASSIQAVASPFRMYLNDLYDKYHPLQDGAVADYIPELALAKPEWFGISVVTTDGQVFEVGDCDKPFTIQSISKAFVFGLALEDHGREYVNSKVSVEPTGEAFNAIVLDEKTNRPYNPDGQCRGDRDHRFN; from the coding sequence ATGGTGAACACAGGCGACTTGCACTCCCTTGCCAGCTCAATTCAAGCAGTTGCTTCGCCCTTTCGGATGTATCTCAATGATTTGTACGACAAGTACCATCCCCTCCAGGACGGTGCCGTTGCCGATTACATTCCCGAACTGGCACTGGCAAAACCTGAATGGTTTGGCATCTCGGTGGTGACAACGGATGGTCAGGTGTTTGAAGTGGGGGACTGCGACAAGCCTTTCACGATTCAGTCCATCTCCAAAGCCTTTGTTTTTGGGTTGGCATTAGAGGATCACGGGCGCGAGTACGTTAACAGCAAAGTCAGCGTCGAGCCAACCGGTGAGGCATTTAACGCGATCGTCCTGGACGAAAAAACCAACCGACCGTATAACCCGGATGGTCAATGCCGGGGCGATCGCGACCACCGATTTAATTAA
- a CDS encoding glutaminase gives MVNAGAIATTDLIKGASATERLKRILDMFRRYTGREHDINVPVFLSEKATGNRNRAIAYLMLNFGMVTDRLEETLDLYFQQCSILVNGHDLAMMAATLANGGVNPVTQERAIDEHYVQDVISVMLTCGMFDYSGEWIYRVGLPAKSGVGGGITAVVPSKLGIGTFSPPLDAKGNSIRGIKVCEDLVRDFGLHLFNVAKPERVLAEWLEGGSSVDVW, from the coding sequence ATGGTCAATGCCGGGGCGATCGCGACCACCGATTTAATTAAGGGCGCAAGTGCCACCGAACGGCTGAAACGGATTCTAGATATGTTTCGTCGCTATACCGGGCGAGAGCATGACATCAACGTGCCTGTTTTTCTATCGGAAAAGGCAACTGGCAACCGCAACCGGGCGATCGCCTACCTGATGCTGAACTTTGGTATGGTTACCGATCGGCTCGAAGAAACCCTGGATCTGTACTTTCAGCAATGTTCCATCCTGGTGAATGGGCATGATCTGGCAATGATGGCAGCAACCCTTGCCAACGGGGGGGTAAACCCTGTTACCCAGGAACGGGCGATCGATGAGCATTATGTGCAGGATGTGATCAGTGTTATGCTGACCTGTGGCATGTTTGACTACTCTGGCGAGTGGATTTACCGGGTCGGATTACCTGCCAAAAGTGGCGTGGGGGGCGGCATTACAGCAGTTGTGCCCAGCAAGTTGGGAATCGGCACCTTCTCGCCACCCCTGGATGCGAAAGGCAATAGCATCCGGGGGATTAAGGTATGTGAAGATTTAGTCAGGGATTTTGGCTTACACCTGTTTAACGTTGCCAAGCCAGAGCGGGTTCTGGCGGAATGGCTGGAAGGAGGTAGTTCAGTGGATGTCTGGTAA
- a CDS encoding PAS domain S-box protein, with the protein MSGNASPPHPSDGIPENHTPPQSFRKFRLRTMLVVPFVLQIVAAVSLVWWLSYRSGEKAVSNLTIQLRQEVSDRVSQHLDTYLATPLQINQMNLSAHRLGTLNLQNLDLLGQYFYHQMKLYKDVGYINFGSETGQFVGVGRQDDGTLYLEMIRTPRSKSLRRYSLTAEGKPGKQLTTEPYNPHTDGWYANAAKAKKPVWSQIYQWIDQPEIFSISASYPVYNPSNQFLGVMGVDLLLSQINAFLNTIQVSPSARIFILERDGLLVARSGSGQSYQVVNNQPQRIRATDSSDEVTRLAAQRLLQSFGNLGAIQTSQLLDFDLKGDRQFVQVTPWKDQLGLNWLIVIVIPESDFTAQINTNLHHTLWLCVGALAVAIGVGVLTARWITRPILRVTQASEKIARGDLNQQVEARGIIELEKLADAFNRMAGQLKGTFEEVAAKNADLQQSEDRNQAFLSAIPDLILRINKQGIYLDVVEAKGVSIVATRHNRIGKSVYDILPPNLAQQYMRQIGLALMTGETQSFEYQFHGQEHLGYFEARVVASGIDEVIFIVRDITDRKQAEDALRHSEATNRALISAIPDLLMRVRGDGTYLAIVGRDRLTIHEDSRFLLGTQIVDSLPPDLAQRRMESIQAALKTGVMQIYEHQLVIDGQTHDEEVRIIVCGEDEVLIMVRDITDRKRAEAALRIAEENYRSIFENALEGIFQSSPEGHFISVNPAMARIYGYSSPKEVITNVTAIETQTYVDPKGREEFKRLMDEYGIVKDLEYQIYRKDGSIIWIKEDTRAVRDANGRLLYYEGIVEDITQRKRLEAELKRQLQELQIEIDDQKRKREVAQITQSDYFQELQAEVDRLNPDEFWS; encoded by the coding sequence ATGTCTGGTAACGCTTCGCCCCCTCACCCATCCGATGGGATTCCTGAAAATCACACCCCTCCCCAATCATTCAGAAAATTTCGCCTGCGAACGATGCTGGTCGTTCCGTTTGTGCTTCAAATTGTGGCAGCAGTCAGTTTGGTGTGGTGGCTCTCCTATCGCAGTGGGGAAAAGGCAGTCAGCAATTTGACCATTCAGCTGCGCCAGGAAGTGAGCGATCGGGTCAGCCAACATCTGGATACTTACCTGGCAACACCGTTGCAAATTAACCAGATGAACCTGAGCGCCCATCGGTTAGGAACGCTCAACCTGCAAAATCTGGATTTACTGGGACAATATTTTTACCACCAGATGAAGCTCTACAAAGATGTGGGCTACATCAACTTTGGCAGCGAAACGGGACAATTTGTGGGGGTGGGGCGGCAGGACGATGGTACCCTCTACCTGGAGATGATTCGGACTCCCCGATCGAAGTCCCTCCGTCGCTACAGCCTGACTGCCGAGGGCAAACCCGGTAAACAGTTGACCACAGAACCCTATAACCCCCATACCGATGGCTGGTACGCCAATGCTGCCAAAGCAAAAAAGCCCGTCTGGAGCCAGATTTACCAGTGGATCGATCAGCCCGAAATCTTTTCGATTTCCGCCAGCTACCCAGTTTACAACCCCTCCAACCAATTTCTGGGGGTGATGGGGGTCGATCTGCTCCTGTCCCAAATTAATGCCTTTCTCAACACAATTCAGGTCAGCCCCTCCGCCAGAATCTTCATTTTGGAGCGCGATGGACTCCTTGTTGCCCGATCGGGATCAGGTCAATCCTATCAAGTCGTCAACAACCAACCCCAGCGGATTCGAGCAACAGACAGTTCGGATGAAGTAACGCGTCTGGCTGCCCAACGGTTGCTGCAATCCTTTGGAAATTTGGGCGCAATCCAAACCAGCCAACTACTCGATTTTGACCTCAAGGGCGATCGCCAATTTGTCCAGGTAACCCCGTGGAAAGACCAACTGGGGCTGAACTGGTTAATTGTGATTGTAATTCCCGAATCAGATTTTACAGCCCAAATTAACACTAACCTGCACCATACACTGTGGCTGTGTGTAGGGGCGTTGGCGGTGGCAATTGGGGTGGGAGTTCTCACGGCTCGCTGGATCACTCGACCGATTTTAAGAGTCACCCAGGCATCCGAGAAAATCGCCAGGGGAGACCTGAACCAGCAGGTCGAAGCCAGGGGAATCATTGAACTCGAAAAGTTAGCAGATGCGTTTAACCGCATGGCGGGGCAACTCAAAGGGACGTTTGAAGAAGTTGCTGCCAAAAATGCCGACTTGCAGCAAAGCGAGGACAGAAACCAGGCATTTCTGAGCGCAATTCCCGATCTGATTTTGCGGATTAACAAACAGGGAATTTACCTGGATGTGGTGGAAGCGAAAGGGGTGAGCATAGTTGCCACTCGCCACAACCGGATTGGAAAAAGTGTCTATGACATCCTTCCCCCCAACCTGGCCCAGCAATATATGCGTCAGATTGGGCTGGCATTGATGACTGGGGAAACCCAGTCTTTTGAATACCAGTTCCACGGGCAGGAGCATCTCGGTTATTTTGAGGCACGGGTTGTTGCCAGTGGCATTGATGAGGTGATCTTTATTGTGCGCGACATCACCGATCGCAAGCAGGCAGAGGATGCCCTGCGCCATAGCGAAGCAACCAACCGGGCTCTGATTTCAGCTATCCCTGATTTGTTGATGCGGGTCAGGGGCGATGGCACCTACCTGGCTATCGTCGGGCGCGATCGACTCACCATCCATGAAGATTCCCGCTTCCTGTTGGGCACCCAAATTGTTGATTCCCTCCCGCCCGATCTTGCCCAGCGGCGGATGGAATCTATTCAGGCAGCCCTCAAGACGGGTGTGATGCAAATCTATGAACACCAGCTTGTGATTGACGGGCAAACCCATGATGAGGAAGTTCGGATTATCGTTTGTGGTGAAGATGAAGTGCTGATCATGGTGCGCGACATCACCGATCGTAAACGTGCCGAAGCAGCCCTGCGAATTGCCGAAGAAAACTATCGCAGCATCTTTGAAAACGCCCTGGAAGGGATTTTTCAATCCTCCCCGGAAGGTCACTTCATTAGCGTTAATCCGGCAATGGCACGCATTTATGGCTACAGCTCTCCCAAAGAGGTGATTACGAATGTGACCGCTATTGAAACGCAAACCTATGTCGATCCGAAAGGGCGCGAAGAGTTCAAACGCCTGATGGATGAGTATGGCATCGTCAAAGACCTGGAATATCAGATCTACCGTAAAGATGGCAGCATCATCTGGATTAAAGAGGACACCAGAGCTGTGCGCGATGCCAATGGCAGGTTGCTTTACTACGAAGGCATTGTGGAAGACATCACCCAACGCAAACGGTTAGAGGCAGAACTCAAACGCCAGTTGCAAGAGTTACAAATTGAAATTGATGATCAAAAACGGAAACGAGAGGTCGCCCAGATTACTCAAAGTGATTACTTCCAGGAGTTACAGGCAGAGGTCGATCGCCTGAACCCGGACGAATTTTGGAGTTAA
- a CDS encoding VOC family protein: MRQNLNLVTLGVQDLGRSLQFYRDGLGWKPSRTSQEVAFFQLGAVVLALYPRDKLAEDATVSPVGSGFPGITLAYNTRSREEVDEVLQQAEQIGGRIVKPAQDVFWGGYSGYFADPDGYLWEVAWNPFWELDAAGHLVLPEA, encoded by the coding sequence ATGCGCCAAAATCTCAATCTCGTCACTCTGGGTGTACAAGACCTGGGGCGATCGCTTCAGTTTTATCGTGATGGTCTGGGTTGGAAACCTTCGCGCACCAGTCAGGAGGTTGCTTTTTTCCAATTAGGTGCGGTGGTTCTGGCACTCTACCCCAGAGACAAACTCGCAGAGGATGCAACCGTCAGCCCGGTTGGAAGTGGTTTTCCGGGCATTACGTTGGCATATAACACCAGAAGCCGGGAAGAGGTGGATGAGGTGTTGCAACAGGCTGAACAAATTGGAGGCAGGATTGTTAAACCTGCCCAGGATGTGTTTTGGGGGGGGTACAGTGGATATTTTGCCGATCCCGATGGGTATCTTTGGGAGGTTGCCTGGAATCCCTTCTGGGAACTAGACGCAGCAGGACATTTGGTTTTACCCGAAGCTTGA